From a single Polyangiaceae bacterium genomic region:
- a CDS encoding Spy/CpxP family protein refolding chaperone, which produces MNRKVGAVLALVAAFGLGAVAGGFGMRGYMLRGFAQRLEGPPGRARMAFRMEAMARRLELTPEQRDKIEKIFQAHEQERRDLIERCAPDHRSLKEKVDGEIRAVLDPTQQKKFDEMSQELERRRNGRRGGGRRPPPKPPG; this is translated from the coding sequence GTGAATCGCAAGGTCGGAGCCGTGTTGGCACTGGTCGCCGCCTTCGGTCTGGGAGCCGTGGCCGGCGGCTTCGGTATGCGCGGCTACATGCTGCGCGGCTTCGCTCAGCGCCTGGAAGGACCGCCCGGTCGCGCCCGCATGGCGTTTCGGATGGAAGCCATGGCTCGCCGTCTGGAGCTGACGCCGGAGCAACGCGACAAGATCGAGAAGATCTTCCAAGCCCACGAGCAAGAACGCCGAGACCTGATCGAGCGCTGTGCGCCGGACCACCGCAGCCTCAAAGAGAAGGTGGACGGCGAGATCCGCGCGGTACTCGATCCCACACAGCAGAAGAAGTTCGACGAGATGTCTCAGGAGCTGGAGCGCCGCCGCAACGGCCGCCGTGGTGGCGGGCGGCGCC
- a CDS encoding sigma-70 family RNA polymerase sigma factor, with product MEAGDRAQFRVIVEHTQRSLFRLAARITGSTSEAEDVVQEAYIKAFRALTDGQFDRRAGLGTWLYRVVTNTAIDHLRRRAVRPAGTDDKLETTTTPDNDPEAHLALKELSDWLSELPPDQRAAVVLKSVEGLTTPEVAKILECSEGAVEQRLVRARATLRKRRDDHD from the coding sequence GTGGAAGCCGGCGACCGAGCGCAGTTTCGCGTGATCGTGGAGCACACCCAGCGCTCCTTGTTTCGGCTGGCAGCGCGCATCACGGGGAGCACGAGCGAAGCCGAGGACGTGGTTCAGGAGGCCTACATCAAGGCCTTTCGCGCGCTCACGGACGGTCAATTCGATCGCCGCGCGGGCCTCGGCACCTGGCTCTATCGCGTGGTGACCAACACTGCCATCGATCATCTTCGGCGGCGGGCGGTGCGCCCCGCGGGTACGGACGACAAGCTCGAGACCACGACGACCCCCGACAACGATCCGGAAGCCCATCTGGCGCTGAAGGAGCTGTCCGATTGGCTCTCCGAGCTGCCTCCGGACCAGCGTGCCGCGGTGGTGCTGAAGAGCGTGGAAGGCCTCACCACCCCCGAGGTGGCGAAGATTCTGGAATGCTCCGAAGGAGCAGTAGAGCAGCGGTTGGTGCGCGCACGCGCTACGCTGCGAAAGCGTCGAGACGACCATGACTGA